A part of Thiomicrorhabdus sediminis genomic DNA contains:
- a CDS encoding fatty acid desaturase, translating to MLSRLFRHKDALWPTLAVIGYILLTYLSGWMLALTDNPWLALLAVPLLAHAMVIAAYMVHEAAHMAVFKDKKHNRWFAECMLWICGMNYSSFDDIAHKHNRHHSDRADIVSFDFRPKLANHPKFLRLLQILEWFYIPALELMMHALVVILPFIKPDRKQRRTRVIVVSLVRVSLFSYLIYLSLAVLWVYPLAYLLFLTVMRFMDVHQHTYELYETLDQKRGPEARLRDRAFESHNTYSNLLSVSYPWLNLLVLNFCYHNVHHDKQLEPWYRLPKLHQQLYGDNTEQLLTFRHLVKSFHKYRIPRMLNADPIDLNVKKDEGESFIGVDGVSFLTAH from the coding sequence GTGTTATCTCGACTGTTTCGACATAAAGATGCGCTATGGCCTACGCTTGCAGTGATAGGTTATATCCTGCTGACTTATCTATCAGGCTGGATGTTGGCGTTGACTGATAATCCATGGCTGGCGCTTTTGGCTGTGCCCTTATTGGCACATGCTATGGTCATCGCCGCTTATATGGTTCACGAAGCTGCGCACATGGCGGTCTTCAAGGACAAAAAACATAACCGTTGGTTCGCCGAGTGTATGCTCTGGATTTGCGGTATGAACTATTCCAGTTTTGACGACATCGCCCATAAACATAACCGCCATCATTCCGATCGAGCCGATATCGTGTCATTTGATTTTCGTCCCAAGCTGGCCAATCACCCTAAATTTCTGCGATTGTTGCAGATCTTGGAATGGTTTTATATTCCAGCACTGGAATTGATGATGCATGCTTTGGTGGTTATTTTGCCGTTTATCAAACCAGATCGTAAGCAACGCCGAACCAGAGTCATCGTTGTCAGCTTGGTACGCGTGTCGTTGTTCAGCTATTTGATTTATTTGTCCTTAGCGGTGTTATGGGTCTATCCGTTGGCGTATCTGCTGTTTTTAACGGTCATGCGTTTTATGGATGTGCATCAGCACACCTATGAGCTTTATGAAACGCTGGATCAAAAACGCGGTCCGGAAGCGCGTCTGCGCGATAGGGCTTTTGAAAGCCATAATACCTATTCCAATTTGCTCTCGGTGTCCTATCCGTGGCTAAACCTATTGGTGCTTAACTTTTGTTATCACAATGTGCATCACGATAAACAGCTCGAGCCTTGGTATCGTCTGCCAAAACTGCACCAACAGTTATACGGTGACAATACCGAGCAGTTATTGACCTTTAGGCATCTTGTGAAAAGTTTTCATAAATACCGTATACCGAGAATGCTCAATGCCGACCCGATTGATCTGAATGTCAAAAAAGATGAAGGCGAGAGTTTTATCGGTGTCGATGGCGTTTCGTTTTTGACGGCGCATTAA
- a CDS encoding ABC transporter substrate-binding protein, producing MKSKFVSKTFSVIAGLAMSAMTWQANAAEPLKIGYSDWPGWVAWEVAIQKDWFKEAGVDVKFEWFDYVASMDAYAAGQLDAVGMTNGDALVTGSTGAPSTMILINDYSNGNDMVVGQPGIESIKDLKGKKVGVEVGFVGHLLLLTGLEANGMSESDVTLVNVPTNESPQVLASGEVDAIVAWQPSSGQALKLVPGSKAIFTSADKPGIIFDGLSVNPASLAERRDDWKKVVDVWYKAIDFINDPKTTDEAVEIMASRVGLTAAEYKPFLKGTKLLTLEEAKAAYTKADTLESIYGSSKVSDDFNVANKVYDAPQDIESYFDGSLTNAM from the coding sequence ATGAAGTCTAAGTTTGTATCAAAGACATTTAGTGTGATTGCTGGTTTAGCAATGAGTGCCATGACATGGCAAGCGAATGCCGCGGAACCTTTGAAGATCGGTTACAGCGATTGGCCTGGATGGGTTGCTTGGGAAGTGGCAATCCAGAAAGATTGGTTTAAAGAAGCCGGTGTGGATGTCAAATTCGAATGGTTCGACTATGTCGCTTCTATGGATGCTTATGCGGCAGGTCAGTTGGATGCGGTTGGTATGACCAATGGTGATGCATTGGTAACCGGCTCTACTGGTGCGCCAAGCACAATGATCTTAATCAACGACTACTCTAACGGTAACGATATGGTCGTTGGTCAGCCTGGTATTGAATCAATCAAAGATTTAAAAGGTAAAAAAGTCGGTGTTGAGGTCGGTTTCGTTGGACACCTTTTACTGCTTACCGGTCTGGAAGCCAACGGCATGTCTGAATCAGACGTGACTTTGGTGAATGTTCCAACGAATGAAAGCCCTCAAGTATTGGCTTCAGGTGAAGTGGATGCGATTGTGGCATGGCAGCCAAGTTCTGGGCAAGCACTTAAATTGGTACCAGGTTCTAAAGCGATTTTCACATCAGCTGACAAACCGGGGATTATCTTCGACGGTCTTTCTGTAAACCCTGCAAGCTTGGCTGAGCGTCGTGATGATTGGAAGAAAGTGGTTGATGTTTGGTACAAAGCTATCGACTTTATCAATGATCCTAAAACAACAGATGAAGCGGTTGAGATCATGGCTTCCCGTGTCGGTCTGACCGCGGCTGAGTATAAGCCATTCCTTAAGGGAACTAAGCTACTGACTTTGGAAGAAGCGAAAGCGGCTTATACCAAAGCGGATACGCTTGAATCAATCTACGGTTCTTCAAAGGTCTCTGACGATTTCAACGTTGCTAACAAAGTTTACGATGCTCCACAAGATATCGAATCATACTTTGACGGGTCTTTGACCAACGCAATGTAA
- a CDS encoding sugar phosphate isomerase/epimerase family protein: MQLRTFKTLWGNQLSIQDACEQARLASFDGIEGQAPRYQEHRLLWLDALSYNHCQYIAEIVTGGDYVPDRQWTMQQHLDDLAEQLDNAALLKPIFATAITGCDAWSLEQNIEFFAKAMDLARERNMTLSFETHRSRSLFTPWVTEAIVKALPEIKLTLDISHWCVVCERLMDSEIQTLQAIVDNVHHIHARVGYDQGPQVPDPRAPEYEDALASHERIWQMVWTEQLNNNHAISTLTPEFGPDGYCHLQPYTQQPVVDIWEVNRWMNIHQQQHFKAFMDVNL, encoded by the coding sequence ATGCAGCTACGCACCTTTAAAACTCTTTGGGGTAACCAACTCAGTATTCAAGATGCCTGTGAACAGGCGCGCTTGGCGAGCTTCGATGGTATAGAAGGCCAAGCACCCAGATATCAAGAGCACCGTCTGTTATGGTTGGATGCCTTGTCTTACAACCATTGTCAGTATATTGCCGAGATTGTCACAGGTGGCGACTATGTGCCCGACAGACAGTGGACGATGCAGCAGCATCTGGATGACCTTGCCGAGCAACTGGATAATGCGGCTTTATTGAAACCCATATTCGCCACCGCTATCACCGGTTGTGACGCTTGGAGTCTAGAGCAGAATATCGAGTTCTTCGCAAAAGCGATGGATTTGGCCAGAGAGCGCAATATGACATTGAGTTTTGAAACCCATCGCAGTCGCAGTTTATTTACTCCATGGGTTACCGAAGCGATTGTCAAAGCCTTGCCGGAGATTAAACTCACTTTGGATATCAGTCACTGGTGTGTGGTTTGTGAAAGATTGATGGATAGCGAAATCCAGACCTTGCAGGCGATTGTCGATAATGTGCATCACATCCATGCCAGAGTCGGCTATGATCAAGGGCCACAGGTACCTGACCCCAGAGCGCCGGAATATGAAGACGCTTTGGCTTCTCATGAAAGAATCTGGCAGATGGTGTGGACCGAACAACTCAATAACAATCATGCTATCAGTACCTTAACCCCTGAGTTTGGCCCGGATGGCTATTGTCATCTGCAACCCTATACTCAGCAACCGGTAGTCGATATCTGGGAAGTGAATCGCTGGATGAATATTCACCAGCAACAACACTTCAAAGCTTTTATGGATGTCAATTTATGA
- a CDS encoding N-acyl homoserine lactonase family protein has product MTKVKKFWPILTGTHLYEKTLSTRNVGHGELIKAPILAYLIETSQGRILFDVGCDYKKINQPDLRKHYYEHDGFEFGPPQMEEAQRLPNKLEILGLQPTDIDMVFCSHLHFDHAGGLCEFCGAEVHVHAKELAAAKEPADDAYFADDFELPLNWKLQTKEYSLVEGVDAIETPGHTAGHMSLLIELPKGSPILLAGDAADLQENIDKEIAPGLCWQDNESLAIASIQKLKQIAEKKHADLWPNHDWEFFQRHDIFPRYFR; this is encoded by the coding sequence ATGACTAAGGTGAAAAAATTCTGGCCGATTCTGACCGGAACACATTTATATGAAAAGACGCTTTCTACCCGTAATGTCGGGCATGGCGAGCTGATCAAAGCGCCGATTCTGGCGTATTTGATCGAAACCTCTCAGGGGCGCATTTTGTTTGATGTCGGTTGTGACTATAAAAAAATCAATCAGCCGGATTTAAGAAAACATTATTACGAACACGACGGCTTTGAGTTCGGCCCGCCGCAAATGGAAGAAGCGCAGCGCCTGCCGAATAAACTGGAGATTTTGGGCTTGCAACCGACCGATATTGATATGGTGTTTTGCAGTCATCTGCATTTCGATCATGCCGGTGGCCTATGTGAGTTTTGTGGTGCTGAGGTGCATGTTCACGCCAAAGAGTTGGCGGCGGCCAAGGAGCCGGCGGATGACGCTTATTTTGCCGATGACTTCGAGTTACCGTTAAACTGGAAGCTGCAAACAAAAGAGTACTCTCTTGTCGAAGGGGTGGATGCCATTGAAACTCCGGGGCATACCGCTGGACATATGTCATTGTTGATTGAACTGCCAAAAGGCTCGCCAATCCTGTTGGCCGGTGATGCCGCCGATTTACAAGAGAATATTGATAAAGAAATCGCTCCGGGATTATGTTGGCAGGATAATGAATCTTTGGCGATAGCCAGTATTCAAAAACTCAAACAGATAGCCGAGAAAAAACATGCCGATTTATGGCCGAACCATGACTGGGAGTTTTTTCAAAGACACGATATTTTCCCGCGTTATTTTCGGTGA
- a CDS encoding glycoside hydrolase family 15 protein produces MHKDVVPILNQYYQQVADIILARQNPITGLLPASTAITAHGDYTDAWVRDNVYSILAAWGLALAYRKVDDTQGRAFQLEQSVVKLMRGLLISMMKQSPKVEAFKYSQDPMQALHAKYATATGDPVVGDDEWGHLQIDATSIFLLMLAQMTASGLRIIFSLDEVRFIQNLVHYIGRAYRTPDYGIWERGNKINHGIAEVNSSSVGMAKAALEAMDGFNCFGAEGGIGSIIHAIPDEIARARITLESALPSESLSKEVDAATLSVIGFPAFAVEDEDIVNQTLEEVIGKLSGNYGCKRFLRDGHQAANEDAKRLYYEPEEMKQFEHIECEWPLFFTYLFLHFLFTGQAEQASFYRDKLESLLVERNGQKLLPELYVVPLDKIEAERENPGSQIREPNENVPLVWAQSLFILGSLVQDGLLGTADIDPLGRHRNIGKKFGKQVQFCLIAEDEQVQNKLHEYGLVTETLQQLHPIQIQQASSLADAFEWLGCCDSLGLTGRPHRNPRGLTTSCVYEYAGNQFIFQPQFLNRHDFYLTQDNLMLVRRLKMEMGYIHRQWNLPGRPLVVMVVNQSMLSKGGSKALLEFMEECRLGQFGDVPVKLGLLKTFLPTSAKRSLHYLPRPPGENQAFVEQQKPCLILPVNEANHNTDLDIVSMEKWKDDALIAKLIHSDNLREQFFILQILLIRHGADFDLGLKNADGKQCAIKQLLEELYLYAGEQNDWSILRRAAACLGKHDINLEGAVTEILVRKIALSVSRQYSKPSTIRQPMGADEILNIIKEFNGDDQRAQILTQELILNLGLMIRSSEEFFHNLTMIRTGQLLQLLAGHIRYIEEGTSADDALELLMNKAPHEIAQALHYVLEHHADVQEELYQQELMTFDNSDDELSLPKFESNMDPELGNAQDWHHWRKINGSIGRHPDGFYEGVWDIVNQTAGLVIGDQWNPKRRLDHALCSNMTRGEKLFQDMVDHLLNKTPIPEVSRLYYEALMVLGLIMRANPKLRTEDSMFIDVILGHAVRLHWLSQAGNEIIDYQDNRAQAWQEFYYLAPHDVANAVVDAFCFLHKSK; encoded by the coding sequence ATGCATAAAGACGTTGTTCCAATTCTTAATCAGTATTACCAACAAGTGGCGGATATTATTCTGGCGCGACAGAATCCCATTACCGGGTTATTGCCTGCCAGTACGGCGATTACCGCACATGGGGATTACACCGATGCCTGGGTTCGAGATAACGTCTATAGCATTTTGGCCGCTTGGGGGCTGGCGTTGGCTTATCGCAAGGTCGACGATACCCAAGGTCGGGCGTTCCAGTTGGAGCAGAGTGTCGTCAAGCTGATGCGTGGTTTGCTGATTTCGATGATGAAGCAATCACCTAAAGTCGAAGCCTTCAAATATTCTCAAGATCCGATGCAGGCATTGCATGCCAAATACGCCACCGCAACGGGTGATCCGGTTGTAGGGGATGATGAATGGGGGCATTTGCAGATTGATGCCACCAGTATTTTTCTATTGATGCTGGCGCAGATGACCGCTTCCGGTTTGCGTATTATCTTTAGCTTGGATGAAGTGCGTTTCATTCAGAACCTGGTGCATTACATCGGTCGGGCTTATCGTACCCCTGATTATGGTATCTGGGAGAGGGGCAATAAGATCAATCACGGTATCGCCGAGGTCAACAGCAGTTCGGTCGGTATGGCAAAAGCCGCTCTGGAGGCGATGGACGGCTTCAACTGTTTTGGCGCCGAAGGTGGAATAGGCAGTATCATTCATGCCATTCCGGATGAAATCGCTCGTGCCCGTATCACCTTGGAAAGCGCCTTACCATCCGAATCGCTTTCCAAAGAAGTCGATGCGGCGACCTTGAGTGTGATCGGTTTCCCGGCATTTGCCGTTGAGGACGAAGACATTGTCAATCAAACCCTTGAAGAGGTGATTGGCAAACTCTCAGGCAATTACGGTTGTAAACGTTTTTTGCGTGATGGTCATCAGGCAGCCAATGAAGATGCCAAGCGTCTTTATTATGAACCTGAGGAGATGAAACAGTTCGAGCACATCGAATGCGAATGGCCGCTGTTTTTCACCTATTTATTCCTTCATTTCCTGTTTACGGGTCAAGCCGAACAGGCCAGCTTCTATCGCGATAAACTGGAGAGTTTACTGGTCGAACGCAATGGTCAGAAGTTGCTGCCGGAACTTTATGTGGTGCCACTCGATAAGATTGAAGCGGAGCGTGAAAACCCCGGTTCGCAAATTCGTGAACCGAATGAAAACGTACCTTTGGTCTGGGCACAAAGCCTGTTTATCCTTGGTTCATTGGTACAGGACGGCTTGCTTGGTACCGCCGATATCGACCCTTTAGGACGACATAGAAATATCGGTAAAAAATTCGGTAAACAGGTTCAGTTCTGCCTGATTGCTGAAGATGAGCAGGTGCAAAACAAACTCCATGAGTATGGCTTGGTTACCGAAACCCTACAACAGCTTCATCCTATTCAAATTCAGCAAGCCAGTTCGCTTGCCGACGCTTTTGAATGGTTGGGCTGTTGTGATAGCTTGGGTTTGACCGGCAGGCCACATCGTAATCCACGTGGTTTGACCACTTCTTGTGTGTATGAATACGCAGGCAATCAATTTATTTTCCAACCTCAGTTTTTGAACCGCCATGATTTTTACCTGACACAGGATAATCTCATGTTGGTGCGGCGCCTCAAAATGGAAATGGGTTATATCCACCGTCAATGGAATTTACCTGGACGCCCCTTGGTTGTGATGGTGGTCAACCAATCCATGTTAAGTAAGGGAGGGAGCAAGGCATTGTTGGAGTTCATGGAGGAATGTCGTCTAGGACAGTTTGGTGATGTTCCCGTTAAGCTCGGTTTATTGAAAACCTTCTTGCCGACTTCCGCAAAACGTAGTTTGCATTATCTGCCTAGGCCTCCTGGCGAGAATCAAGCGTTTGTTGAACAGCAGAAACCTTGTTTGATTCTGCCTGTCAATGAAGCGAACCATAACACCGATCTGGATATTGTCAGTATGGAAAAATGGAAAGATGATGCGCTCATCGCCAAACTCATCCACAGTGATAACCTCAGGGAGCAATTTTTCATTTTGCAAATTCTGTTGATCAGACATGGTGCCGACTTCGATTTGGGGCTGAAAAATGCGGATGGCAAGCAGTGCGCTATCAAGCAATTGCTGGAGGAGCTCTATCTCTACGCTGGCGAGCAAAATGATTGGAGTATCTTGCGTCGTGCTGCCGCTTGCCTTGGCAAGCATGACATCAACTTGGAAGGTGCCGTCACTGAAATTCTAGTACGTAAAATCGCACTCAGTGTATCACGTCAATACAGTAAACCATCGACTATTCGCCAGCCGATGGGGGCTGACGAAATACTCAATATTATCAAAGAGTTCAATGGCGATGACCAAAGAGCCCAGATCCTGACTCAGGAACTCATTTTGAACCTGGGTTTGATGATACGATCAAGCGAAGAATTTTTCCATAATCTGACGATGATTCGGACCGGTCAGTTGTTACAACTGCTCGCGGGTCATATTCGATATATTGAGGAGGGTACCAGCGCGGATGATGCCTTGGAACTGTTAATGAATAAGGCGCCGCATGAAATCGCACAAGCTTTGCACTATGTGCTGGAACACCATGCCGATGTGCAGGAGGAGCTTTATCAGCAGGAATTGATGACATTCGATAATAGCGATGACGAGCTGTCCTTGCCTAAATTCGAATCGAATATGGATCCTGAACTCGGTAATGCCCAAGACTGGCATCATTGGCGAAAAATCAACGGCAGTATCGGTAGGCACCCCGATGGCTTCTATGAAGGGGTCTGGGATATTGTCAATCAAACTGCGGGCTTGGTTATCGGTGATCAGTGGAACCCTAAGCGTCGCCTCGATCATGCGCTGTGTTCGAATATGACGCGTGGTGAGAAACTCTTTCAGGACATGGTCGATCACTTGTTAAACAAAACACCGATTCCTGAGGTGAGCAGACTTTATTACGAAGCGCTGATGGTGTTGGGCTTGATAATGCGAGCGAATCCTAAGTTACGTACAGAGGATTCGATGTTTATCGATGTCATCTTGGGACATGCTGTACGCTTACATTGGTTATCGCAAGCGGGCAATGAAATCATTGATTATCAGGATAATCGAGCCCAAGCTTGGCAGGAATTTTATTATTTGGCGCCGCATGATGTTGCCAATGCGGTGGTGGATGCTTTTTGTTTCTTGCATAAATCGAAGTAA
- a CDS encoding cupin domain-containing protein, producing the protein MSKSDSEVNLAMDLAKKVVVHTADMPWQGSPSDGVLRKPLERENQESGRTTSIVQFMPGASFRPHAHPLGEEILVLEGVFSDESGDFPAGTYFRNPPGTSHQPFSEQGCTLLVKLDQFDPEDQEPVKVQTDFNPVSPGIGNLRVMGLHQFKTESCALVFWPAGEVFQAHRHWGGEEIFVIYGELIDEHGRYPQGTWLRSPHLSEHFPYVEQDTLIWVKTGHL; encoded by the coding sequence ATGAGTAAGAGTGATTCAGAAGTGAATTTGGCAATGGACTTAGCGAAAAAGGTGGTTGTCCATACTGCTGACATGCCTTGGCAGGGTAGCCCATCTGACGGTGTTTTGCGTAAGCCTTTGGAGCGAGAAAACCAAGAAAGCGGGCGCACGACCAGTATTGTTCAATTCATGCCGGGAGCGTCATTCAGACCACATGCTCATCCTCTTGGAGAAGAAATCTTGGTATTGGAAGGCGTGTTCAGTGATGAAAGCGGCGATTTTCCTGCGGGTACCTATTTCAGAAATCCGCCTGGTACATCGCATCAACCTTTTTCAGAGCAAGGCTGTACCTTATTGGTCAAGCTTGATCAGTTCGATCCTGAAGACCAAGAGCCGGTAAAGGTCCAAACCGACTTTAACCCTGTCAGTCCCGGTATTGGCAATCTGCGGGTAATGGGGTTGCATCAATTTAAAACGGAAAGTTGTGCGCTGGTGTTTTGGCCTGCAGGTGAGGTTTTTCAAGCGCATCGCCACTGGGGCGGTGAAGAGATTTTCGTTATCTATGGTGAGCTGATCGATGAGCACGGTCGTTATCCGCAAGGAACCTGGTTGAGAAGTCCACATTTGAGTGAGCATTTTCCCTATGTCGAGCAGGACACTTTGATTTGGGTAAAAACCGGGCATTTGTAA
- a CDS encoding creatininase family protein: MQWHLMTWPEVAEFSQTDSAAALLPVGATEQHGPHLGCGMDSEIADQLAKVVGELTDIAVLPTLPYGCSIGHSKRWPGTIALQPKTLIDVVKEIGDWVAYSGFKRLFILNSHVSNFAPLRCALEMLRAEHDDLKVAIINSATISERVRARHFEDADDWHANEAETSLMMALTPEIVREDLLTEADDPDRTEQCVFSHPVNRTSLNGVTGKPSLASKAKGEELFQWMSEDLLAKINQGLKEQAPLDYSYHQSLIDDAANEGRKR, from the coding sequence ATGCAGTGGCATCTAATGACTTGGCCGGAAGTGGCAGAGTTCAGCCAAACGGATTCCGCCGCGGCATTATTGCCGGTTGGGGCAACCGAGCAGCACGGTCCGCATTTAGGCTGTGGTATGGATAGCGAGATTGCCGACCAATTAGCCAAAGTGGTTGGCGAGCTTACCGATATCGCGGTATTACCGACCTTGCCTTATGGTTGCTCGATAGGTCATTCCAAGCGTTGGCCAGGTACTATCGCCTTGCAGCCGAAAACACTGATCGATGTGGTTAAAGAAATTGGCGACTGGGTAGCCTATAGCGGCTTTAAACGTCTGTTTATCTTAAATAGTCATGTCTCCAATTTCGCGCCATTGCGTTGCGCCTTGGAAATGCTGCGTGCCGAGCACGACGATTTGAAGGTGGCGATTATCAATTCAGCCACGATCAGTGAACGGGTTCGCGCGCGCCATTTTGAAGATGCCGATGACTGGCACGCCAATGAAGCCGAAACATCGTTAATGATGGCGCTTACCCCTGAAATTGTGCGCGAAGATTTATTAACCGAAGCGGATGATCCGGACAGAACCGAGCAATGCGTGTTTTCACATCCGGTCAATCGCACCAGTTTGAACGGGGTGACCGGAAAACCGAGTTTGGCCAGTAAAGCCAAGGGAGAAGAGTTATTTCAATGGATGAGCGAAGATTTGCTCGCCAAAATCAACCAAGGGCTTAAGGAACAGGCGCCTTTGGATTATTCCTATCACCAATCATTAATCGACGACGCTGCCAACGAAGGTCGCAAACGTTAA
- a CDS encoding DMT family transporter, protein MQSIAVWTLLGASILWGMTWLPLKYLHQLGFDGILITLWVYLLMFALAMPFVWRYRAYITPHWKPLLGVMLLGGGAQLAFNTSMIYGDVIRAMVLFYLIPLWGVLGGRIFLGELITPIRALGMVLSVFGAFLVVGGFDAFESPPTWIDALAIASGFLFAMNNITFRASTETPVMLKVPFMFLGAVLFSTLVVIAMQEPLMPSVSVDAWWILFAYAAIWMMLANLATQWAVTKMESGKSSIILILELVTAVVSASLILGETMSFWEMVGGGFILLAAMLETVPQNTGKERTKMNNLGAL, encoded by the coding sequence ATGCAATCTATCGCAGTTTGGACTTTATTGGGCGCGTCCATCTTATGGGGCATGACCTGGCTACCGTTGAAATATCTACATCAGTTAGGTTTTGACGGCATTCTTATTACGCTTTGGGTGTATCTATTGATGTTTGCCTTGGCGATGCCTTTCGTCTGGCGTTACCGAGCTTATATCACTCCACACTGGAAGCCTCTGCTTGGAGTGATGTTGCTTGGTGGTGGAGCGCAACTGGCATTCAATACCTCAATGATATACGGCGATGTGATTCGTGCCATGGTATTGTTTTATCTGATTCCGCTCTGGGGTGTTTTAGGCGGTCGAATCTTTCTTGGCGAGCTCATTACACCGATTCGAGCGCTGGGCATGGTGCTTTCGGTATTTGGCGCCTTTTTGGTGGTTGGCGGGTTTGATGCGTTTGAATCACCACCTACCTGGATCGATGCCTTGGCTATCGCTTCGGGCTTTTTGTTTGCCATGAACAATATCACCTTTAGGGCTTCTACGGAAACGCCGGTAATGCTCAAGGTACCGTTTATGTTTTTAGGTGCGGTGCTATTTTCCACATTGGTGGTTATCGCCATGCAGGAACCTTTAATGCCGAGCGTTTCTGTGGATGCGTGGTGGATCTTGTTCGCCTATGCCGCGATTTGGATGATGCTGGCAAATTTGGCAACCCAGTGGGCGGTCACCAAAATGGAGTCGGGTAAGTCATCGATTATTCTGATTCTTGAATTGGTTACCGCCGTGGTTTCCGCGAGTTTGATTTTGGGAGAGACCATGAGTTTTTGGGAGATGGTCGGAGGCGGCTTTATTCTCTTGGCAGCCATGTTGGAAACCGTACCGCAAAATACGGGCAAAGAACGCACCAAAATGAATAATTTGGGTGCGCTATAA
- the glnT gene encoding type III glutamate--ammonia ligase, whose translation MNSEVDVKQLKEEWKSNGVKYCLGAYVDIHGIPKGKVVPIDHLEHMVEGSELYTGYALDGLGQKPNEDEIASVPDLNSAIQLPWQPEMIWMAADNTLHGEPYEINTRVALKKVLKEAEEMGFGFNLGIECELFVLKEEEDGSLSVPDPDDRLIKPCYDVRSFMNRFEWLDKMATTINELGWDLYSFDHEDANGQYEFDFQYSDALTMCDRFIFFRYMAKHYAKEEGLLATFMPKPYADKTGNGAHFNMSLFDKETGENVFKCDPKDDPRGLGLTELGYQFIAGVIKHGPALCAVFSPTVNSYKRLVRQGDMKTFSWAPVFNSFGSNNRTNSIRVPMGGGRFESRNADGAVNPYLAATLVLAAGLEGIREKLDPGHAQEDNLYELSEQERAERGIEFLPQNLLEAVEAFAADPFVEEALGKELRDEFITYKKREWREYHETISAWEIKRYSHLF comes from the coding sequence ATGAACAGCGAAGTAGATGTTAAACAGCTTAAAGAAGAGTGGAAATCAAACGGGGTGAAATACTGCCTTGGTGCCTATGTCGACATTCACGGTATCCCGAAGGGTAAGGTAGTGCCGATCGATCACCTTGAGCATATGGTAGAAGGTTCAGAACTTTATACCGGTTATGCATTGGATGGATTGGGACAAAAACCGAATGAAGATGAGATCGCTTCGGTTCCGGATTTAAATAGCGCGATTCAACTGCCTTGGCAGCCGGAAATGATATGGATGGCAGCCGATAACACCTTGCATGGCGAACCTTATGAAATCAATACCCGTGTTGCCTTGAAAAAAGTGCTTAAAGAAGCCGAAGAGATGGGCTTTGGCTTTAACTTGGGTATCGAGTGTGAGCTATTCGTTCTAAAAGAAGAAGAGGATGGCAGTCTTTCGGTGCCAGACCCGGATGATAGACTAATCAAGCCTTGTTATGACGTGCGTAGCTTTATGAACCGTTTCGAATGGCTTGATAAAATGGCGACCACGATTAATGAACTTGGTTGGGATCTGTATTCATTCGACCATGAAGATGCCAATGGCCAGTATGAATTCGACTTCCAGTACAGCGATGCGTTGACCATGTGTGACCGTTTTATTTTCTTCCGCTATATGGCCAAGCATTACGCCAAAGAAGAAGGGCTGTTGGCGACCTTTATGCCTAAACCTTATGCCGATAAGACCGGTAACGGTGCGCACTTCAATATGTCTCTGTTCGATAAGGAAACCGGTGAGAACGTCTTCAAATGTGATCCCAAAGACGACCCTCGCGGTTTAGGGCTGACCGAGCTGGGCTATCAGTTTATCGCCGGTGTCATCAAACATGGTCCGGCTTTATGTGCGGTGTTCTCGCCTACGGTCAACAGTTACAAACGTCTGGTGCGTCAGGGAGATATGAAGACCTTCTCATGGGCGCCTGTATTCAATTCATTCGGTTCGAACAACCGTACCAACTCGATTCGTGTACCGATGGGTGGCGGACGTTTCGAATCACGTAATGCTGATGGTGCAGTCAACCCTTATCTGGCGGCAACGCTAGTATTAGCGGCGGGGCTAGAAGGTATCCGTGAAAAGCTCGATCCGGGTCATGCTCAGGAAGATAATCTGTATGAATTAAGCGAACAAGAGCGTGCCGAACGCGGTATTGAGTTTCTGCCGCAAAACCTGCTTGAAGCGGTGGAAGCGTTTGCCGCCGACCCGTTTGTGGAAGAGGCGTTAGGGAAAGAGTTGCGGGATGAATTCATTACCTATAAAAAACGTGAATGGCGTGAATATCACGAAACGATTTCCGCTTGGGAAATCAAACGTTATAGCCACCTGTTCTAA